A portion of the Flavobacterium magnum genome contains these proteins:
- a CDS encoding exosortase F system-associated membrane protein yields the protein MLKKILAHKLRALAFIGLVCLMAMVRIFESSLFYDPFLGYFKSEFTGRPLPEFDTIRLTFSLFFRYVLNTVISLGLIYVAFRQKRMVAFSALLYIIFFLLLMVAFFVILYAFGNNATLELFYVRRFLIQPIFVILFLAAFYYQEHAAKK from the coding sequence ATGCTAAAAAAAATCCTCGCACATAAGCTGCGTGCCCTGGCGTTCATCGGCCTGGTGTGCCTGATGGCCATGGTCCGGATTTTCGAATCCTCCCTGTTTTACGACCCGTTTCTGGGTTACTTTAAAAGTGAGTTTACGGGTAGGCCGCTGCCGGAATTTGATACGATCAGGCTCACATTCAGCCTGTTTTTCCGATATGTTCTCAATACCGTGATTTCGCTGGGACTGATTTACGTTGCTTTCCGCCAAAAAAGGATGGTGGCATTTTCTGCCTTGCTGTATATCATTTTCTTCCTCCTGCTGATGGTGGCGTTTTTCGTTATCCTGTATGCTTTTGGCAACAACGCCACACTCGAATTATTTTATGTCAGGCGGTTCCTGATCCAGCCTATTTTCGTGATCTTATTTCTCGCAGCATTTTATTACCAGGAACATGCAGCCAAAAAATAA
- the xrtF gene encoding exosortase family protein XrtF yields MKSYLQQYKPFLIFLGKFLCSYFLMLFLYQLYLNSFNAAIFEPDGATRLVSENTVWFLKATGHNAEIFPHPRESSYKLFLDGHPIARIVEGCNAVSVMILFAAFIVAFSAKFLRTFIYILAGILLIHVLNVIRVGLISVAMQKYPAYKGLLHDVIFPLFIYGVVFGLWVLWINKYSTYAKKNPRT; encoded by the coding sequence ATGAAATCTTACCTGCAGCAGTATAAGCCGTTTCTGATTTTCCTCGGGAAATTCCTATGCAGTTATTTCCTGATGCTGTTTCTTTATCAACTGTATCTCAACAGTTTCAACGCCGCGATATTCGAGCCCGACGGGGCGACCAGACTCGTGTCGGAAAACACTGTATGGTTTTTGAAGGCCACAGGGCACAACGCTGAAATTTTCCCACATCCGAGGGAGTCTTCCTATAAGCTCTTCCTTGACGGGCACCCCATTGCGCGTATCGTCGAAGGCTGTAATGCGGTAAGCGTGATGATCTTATTTGCAGCTTTTATTGTGGCTTTCAGCGCGAAATTTTTACGCACCTTTATTTACATCCTTGCCGGCATCCTGCTGATCCATGTGCTTAACGTCATCCGCGTTGGGCTGATCTCGGTGGCGATGCAAAAGTACCCTGCATACAAAGGACTGCTGCACGATGTGATTTTTCCACTGTTTATTTATGGTGTGGTGTTCGGACTTTGGGTGCTCTGGATCAACAAATATTCGACTTATGCTAAAAAAAATCCTCGCACATAA
- a CDS encoding GAF domain-containing protein, whose protein sequence is MTFEELKPKVADILHHANVLFEDKLMQVCHLLRDNVDYYDWVGFYFRNGDKEELKLGPYAGEPTDHTIIPFGKGICGQVAVSNQNFVVPDVTAQDNYIACSFTVKSEIVIPLFVNGENVGQIDIDSEDLDAFTEADERFLEYVNQEVAKLLEK, encoded by the coding sequence ATGACCTTCGAGGAGTTAAAACCAAAAGTGGCCGATATTTTACACCATGCCAATGTATTGTTCGAAGACAAACTGATGCAGGTTTGCCACTTATTGCGCGACAATGTCGACTATTACGACTGGGTTGGTTTTTATTTCCGCAATGGCGACAAGGAAGAGCTCAAGCTGGGCCCTTATGCAGGCGAACCCACTGACCATACGATTATCCCATTCGGCAAAGGCATCTGCGGACAGGTTGCCGTGTCCAACCAGAATTTTGTAGTACCTGATGTCACCGCGCAGGACAACTACATTGCCTGCTCCTTTACGGTGAAATCGGAAATTGTCATCCCTTTATTCGTCAATGGTGAAAATGTAGGGCAGATCGATATTGACTCCGAAGATCTCGACGCATTTACCGAGGCGGACGAGCGTTTCCTCGAATATGTAAATCAGGAAGTGGCTAAATTACTTGAAAAATAA
- the rpsO gene encoding 30S ribosomal protein S15, whose translation MYLTKEVKEEIFAKHGGSATNTGSAEGQIALFTHRISHLTEHLKKNRHDFNTERSLVLLVGKRRSLLDYLKKKDINRYREIIKELNIRK comes from the coding sequence ATGTACTTAACTAAGGAAGTTAAAGAAGAAATCTTCGCTAAGCACGGAGGTTCAGCAACAAACACAGGAAGCGCTGAAGGACAGATTGCCCTGTTTACACACAGGATTTCACACCTGACAGAGCACCTGAAAAAAAATCGCCACGATTTCAACACCGAGCGTTCACTGGTGTTACTGGTAGGTAAAAGAAGGAGCCTGCTGGATTACCTGAAGAAAAAAGACATCAACAGGTATCGTGAGATCATCAAAGAATTGAATATCAGGAAATAA